GGTGGGACATGCCGTGTTGGAAGAGCGTCAGGAAGCGTTCCCGGGGTGTCCCGTCGGAGACGACACGCCGAAGGTAGGAGGAAACGCTTTACCACCACTAGCTTCACCCAGCAGGATCCGGGCAGACTGACCTAGAGAGCGCGCTCGTCAGGTTATACGATGCGGACCGCTTAAAGTACTTAATTACCGTCGCGGTCGGACGCGTTTGTGGTCCGGAAAGAATCCGTGCTCGAGTCCCCAGAGGATGGCGTTGGAGCGGTCAGTTACCTCGATCCGGCGGTAGCAGCTACGGATTATCGTCTTGACGGTGTTGATAGATAACCGGGTCCTTTCTGCTATCTCGGCATTGCCTAGACCCTGGGTGATAAGGGCAAGAACTTCTGCCTCGCGCTGGGTCAGGCCTTCTTGTCGACCGGGCCAATCACCAAGGCTCGATTTCGATTGGCCACTGTGCCCTGGGAAAACCTGACTTTCGCCCCGATGAATATCGTGAAGGGCACTAACTAAGCTGGCAGCGGGAAGACCTTTGGAGAGGTAACCGCTGGCTCCGTTAGCCAGTGCAGCCCTAATTCGAGTTTCATCGAGGTCCCACGAATAGACAACTACCTTGCCAGCCAGCGGATTGCTTGCCAGTTCGTGGACATCCGCACCGTCTCCCGGCGTCGCCGCGAACGTGTCGTAGAGCGTGAGGTCCACAGGTGCGGCCACATCTCGATTGAGGTCGAGTTCGACGACCTCGACGGTATCCCCGTAGGACCGAAGCATCATCTCCAGCCCTCTTAGGACGATTTCATAGTCATCCACCAGGGCGACGCGAAGGTTTGCCATACTTCCAGCCTACGTCAGCAGGGGGCGCGAGAGTTCACCCCTTGGGGTGAAGACGGTCACCCCCATTGATAATTATGCTTTTGGGATGAACTCAGCCCAAACCATCAACAGAATCACGTCTGAGGACGACGATCTCGGCCAGGCGAGTGTTCGAGAGCTTATTGTTCTATTAGCCCTGGCCGAGGATGAGCACCGGAACACCGCTAACCCCAGAAGGATCGCGGCGCTGATACGACGTGAGCAAGCAATAGTCATGGCGTTACACCGCAATGGACTCACCGCCACAGGGCCGGATAACCCACAACTCCCCGGGCAGTCAACACCCCCACCCGTTGAAAACCTGGTGGTCAAATAGTGTCAACAACGACCACGAAACGGGTAAATCTGCGTCAGGTACATCCTCTTCATACCCGATCGTCAGCTGACCTGCAGGCAACGGCTGCGAGGGTTGTGGTCAGGGATGCCAGCATCGAGATCCACGGATACGTGGTTGCCCTCGAGGGGAACAACGTCCGCGTCATGTGGGCTGTAGCGTCCGGCCGGCACCGCCAGCGCACGTTCTCAGCCGAGGCGGTTTTCCTGCCAAGCTACGAGCACCGCTGGGATGGGTACCTTATTCCTTTCGAAAAAATCGCTGTTATCCGTCTGGCATCCCGCTGACCGCCGCGGACGTGTGCGACCTGATGTACTCGCAAACTCAGCAGCCCGGACTTCAAGAGACAAGTATGCCCACCGTTTGTCGAAATACCAGGACTTCTCCGTTGTTCCGTGACTCCAATGCTGGCGATACGTTGAAGGAGTCAATCTCCCGAACTTTCGCACTCGTGCCTTCGTCTACTGGCGTTCCCCTCTCGCCCCAACCAACGAGGTTGGAGTCCGGGATGAGCGCTGATCAGTTGGTGTTTCAGTTCATGGGGCTCGCCGACGCTCTCTCGCGCCGCTATAGCGCCCCGGGATGTGAGGCCGAAGACTTGCAGCAGGTAGCCAGGCTCGGACTCGTGAAGGCTGCCAAGAGGTACCGCGACTTAGGAAATCATGGGTTCATGGCCTTTGCAGTGCCGACTATCAATGGTGAGCTCAAACGATATCTCAGGGATCATTCTTGGGTGGTGCGGCCACCGAGGCCCATTCAGGAAGCTAGGCTCAAGATCAGGCGGGTGCGCCCCGAGCTCACGCAGCACCTGGGAAGGTATCCCTCAACCGCCGATCTGAGTTCGGCCGCTGGCATTTCAGTGATGGAAACCACTCTGGCCTTGATAGCGGAGACAGCCATGGTCGCCCAACCAATCGAGCAAAATGACTCGCCAACGAGCTATGAGGACCCAGGGCACGACGTCCTTCTGGCTACGGAGGACCCCGGCTATGAACGCGTGGAGCAAAGGCTGACGCTTGAAACTGCCCTCAGCGACACGAGCGAGGAAGACCGGCTGCTACTTCATTTGCGCTTCGTCCTGGAGTTGTCGCAGGGGCAGATCGCCCAAGAATTGGGTGTCAGTCAAATGCAGATTTCACGACGCCTGAAACAGTTACTCGACCGTCTCGGGCGTCGCGTGACCCAGGTCGCGGAAAAGTAGTCGACAGCGCTGGAAACAACGCGAAGTGGTCCCGTCCGGCGTCATCCATGGAGGACGCCGGACGGGACCGCCCAAATTTCACGTTAGAGATGGTCCTTGGCGGAAGTGCTCGTCACAGGAATTCATGTCCAACTCTTCGATCTATCCAGATCTGAATTGGGCCCGTGTGCTCGGCTCGTGTCAGGCGCGGCGCCGCACAACGGCGCCATAGACGCCCAAGACGACCAGTGAGCCCACGATGGCGACCAGCCAGGTTTGGAGGCTCCAGAAATTCTCAAGCCCGACGCCGAAGATCGCCCCACCGATCCATCCACCGATCAAGGCCCCCACGACTCCCAGGAGCATGGTGATAAGGATGCCACCACGCTGACGGCCGGGCAAGATGGCTTTTGCTATCGCACCAACGATGAGTCCCAGTATCAGGAACGCGATAAAACTCATGAACTAACTCCTTTTGTTTCAACTTCTCAGATCGAGTGGGGACGTGCCCAATATGGGCCTGCCCAGGTGAGTCCGCGAGGGTTAGCGGCCAGTGACGTCCTTGGCTGCATCCTTGACATGCTCACCAGCCTGCTTAATACCGGCCTTGGCCTGGTCCCCTTCGCCTTCTGCTTCAAGTCCCCGATCGTTAGTGGCTGCACCGATGTGCTCCTTGGCCTTGCCCTTGAGCTCCTCGGCCTTATTTTCAAACTTGTCTGCGATACCCATGGTTGTCTCCTTCATGGAACGAAAAGCACGAGGGGCCGACCGGCCGCTGCTCTTCGGTCCGTTTCCGGGCTACGTGGCAATGGCGCCACCAGCCTCAACCATTACAATTCCCCCAACAATGCAATTCAAACATCTTCGATACCAGTTTCTTTAGCAAGGAGTTTCTTTTGGTATCGCAGGTGGCGGTGGCCACAATGAGATCTCTGAGGACATTGTTTACAACATCACTCAGGACATCGTCTACAAGTAGCCGGAGTGTTGTCCGGTTCCGGACTGGCCGCGAGATCTCTTGATAATAGGGGGTGTCAAATACCTCATCTGCGTCGATCCGCCTCAGATCATTGAGTTCAATCCGGACCTGCCAGTTGCTGTGAGCATCTCAGATTTATGCATGGAATGGGGCATCAGCAGGCCCTCCTGTTTCAAGGTGATGAAACGCTACATCGCTGAAGGCAAGAAGGCCCTCCACCCGCACTCCAGGGCCCCAAAGAAGCCTGCAAGGGTTCATGGGGACCGGACCAAGGCGGTGGTTCTGCGGCTCCGTAAACGCCTGGCTCAGTCCGTCTGGGACAGCGGTCCGCAGTCGATCTGGTTCGAGGGAGTGGATGCTGCGATTACCGGAACACGTTCTTGCTCAAATTCAGGGTATTCGCGGAGGCAACTTGCGACGAAATTTACGTCCTGCATCTCCTGTTCGGCAGGTGGCACTCGCCCTGGATAGGCGAGCCCGAACCCTCCTTGACAGGGAGTCGTTCGTCTCGGGCGACGGCGCGGGGCGCACAGTGTAGACATCGATCTGCGGGCGGTGCGTGAGCCGCCCAATACAGGCCACGAATTTCCCGTATGACAGGGATTTAGGGACTGATCCGGCCGCTGATCGGCGCCCACAACATTTCCGTGTTGTTCAAGCAAAGTCGGCTCAGGCGTCTAGGCGTGGCGGACTCCGCTACCTTCAAGAACGGCCGCATAACCTTCCCTATAGGTGGGGTAAGAAAACTCGAATCCAGTCTCCCGTAGCCGGTTGTTGTGGCATCGTTTGCCGCGGCTCCCCCGCTCCTGCGAGGAATCGTTGGCAATTTCTGGGGCCGGAAGGTCAAGGCTGCGTGCCAAAAATTCAACGACTTCACGACGATCGGTTGGGAGGTCGTCGGCGCCGATATATACGGCCTGAGGCCAAGTCTCCATGGTCATGAGGTGCACGATGGCTGCTGCGGCATCGTCACGATGGATCCGACTAGTGAATTCTGGCTCGGATGAGATCGTCGCGACCCCCTGACGTACACGATCAATTTCTCGAGTGCGTCCTGGCCCGTAGAGGCCTCCAAGGCGCAGGATCGTCGCCTCGGGAATCAGCTCGAGCAAGGTCGCCTCTGCTTCTAGCAGCACAACTGCAGTCGGCGAGGTGGGCTCGGTCGGAGACGTCTCGTCAACCCAAGATCCGTCATCAATACCGTAAACCGCTGTCGATGACACATAAAGCACTCTCGGTGGCGCAGCGCAATCTTTACTGATGGCAGCAGCGACACGCAGAACACTGTTGACGTATGCCGCTCGATAAGAATCCACGCTGCGCTCATCGGGGCTCATGGCAACCACCACGATGGCGGTGTCCGTCGGCAGCGTCGGAACCTCTACCGACAGATCAATCGACTGGCCTTCGATTTCGGATGGCAGTTTCTCCGCTGAGCGTCGAAGTCCCATCACCCGATGGCCCAGAGAAGCGAACCGCAGCCCGGCTTCAGTGCCAAGGTCACCGCAGCCGGCAATTACAACAGTCATTTCATACTCCTCAGACCACACTGTTCGTTCGGATAGTCTCGAGGCCCGATTGCCGAGCAGCGAGGCACAGTACTAGCTTATCGAAACCCCCCAGTTGGCATCAGCACGGCGCACCGCCGGCATATTCGGTATTGGACGGACGCAGGGAGTTTGGCTACCAGACACTTCAAGCTTTCAGAATGGTGTGCAGTTGTGGAGAATGGGACGATGCAGACACGTCGTGATGAGCATCAAGCGGTTCCGTCAATTGTCGGGCAGGAGCCGGATTTCGCGTGGGCTTCAGCGCCGGATGTACCGCAAGAGCTGTTCCTGCGCTGGCGTCGGGACGCTATAAATGCGGGTTTGCCTGAGGCGTACGCAGCGACGCTCTCGACTGTCGATGCTGACGGCATGCCCGATGCCCGGGTGGTAACCGTCAAGGACATTAGTAGCGACTGTGGATTTAAGATCGCCTCAGGTGACGATTCGGCCAAGGGCCGCCAATTATTGGCGAATCCAAACTGCGCCCTAACGTTTTACTGGAGTCCCCTCGCCCGAGCCGTGCGGGTCCGTGGAGCCGCGCAACGAGCTACCCCTGCAGAATCAGCGACCGACTTCCTCGCACGCCACCCACGGACCCGAGCCAACGCTCTTGCCGCTCGACAGAGTTCCACCTTTTCAACTGATGCCGGCCGGGATGAACTAATCACACAATCCCAGGCCGCCATGGAGGCCGACCCCGGGATTGTTTCTCCCCATTGGACCGTGTGGACCGTCGTACCTAAATCAGTTGAATTCTGGCAAGGCGATCCGAACCGCAACCACCAACGCCTCAGTTATATGCGAACAGCGACCGCATGGGACAAGCAACGCTTATGGCCGTGAGGCACCCCCACGATGCACCATCCGCAACGCAGAGGGATACCGTTGCGGGAGTCGCCTCATCTCGAAGCACGGGCTTCCATTTCGCTAGAGGAAGACGCTGCCGCTTAAAACTCACAATTTTCAATGAATTCAGTACTTCAGTCAACCTGACGGCTTCAAGCGTTCCCGCAAAGACGATCTGCCCTCGGTGATAGAGCCACCTGTCCAGTAATCGGTTTCACTCGGTTGGCCAGCGTCTCCAGGACAGGGTGCAGCTGAGTTCTGGTTCCTCCCCGGTGGACACCCCAGGGGTGCCACGGCACGATTGTGATAACGGGAGCGAACCGACGACCGGAGAAGCACATGCACGTCATCCATCTGACAATCGAGCTCGCTGTGCCCAATATTGATGAAGCGAAGGCCTCCTGTGCCGACTATCTCGGACTCGAGGGGCAGAACTTGGGCTTGGACTGGGTCACCCGCTTCATAGTGCCCGGCTCAGGGGACCACATCCAGCTCCTGACGCAGGATCCGACTGCCCCCAGGATCCCGTGCTCACCGTCAAGGTCGACCACGTCGACGCGGGGGCCCGTGAACGCGGTTATCAGATCATTCACCCCTTGACCACGGAGCTGTGGGGCATCAGATGGTGCTTCGTCCGCGCCCCCGACGGTACGGTGGTCAACTTCGCCGAACATCGCGAGCCTTGAAACCTCCCGAAACGTTGAACGGAACGCCACAATGATCGCTCAAGTGACAGGGATCGTTTTCGGGCTTCTGGGGCCGGGTACTTTCTCGTCCCTGCGGCCGGCTAGTTCCGGGCCGTCGCACACCGTGTGCAGCCAGCTTCCGGCGATGCACAGTTAGCGGCGGCACTCGCTCGCCTCTCCGGGCGGCGGACCCGGCGGCTCGCCGCGGGGGTGATCGATTCGGTGACCGGATCACGGATGGCGTTCGTCGTCGCGGATGAGGGCACCTACTTCGAGGTCGGTTCACTCGCGAAGGTGTTCACCGGGATGCTTCTGGCC
This region of Arthrobacter alpinus genomic DNA includes:
- a CDS encoding LuxR C-terminal-related transcriptional regulator, which translates into the protein MANLRVALVDDYEIVLRGLEMMLRSYGDTVEVVELDLNRDVAAPVDLTLYDTFAATPGDGADVHELASNPLAGKVVVYSWDLDETRIRAALANGASGYLSKGLPAASLVSALHDIHRGESQVFPGHSGQSKSSLGDWPGRQEGLTQREAEVLALITQGLGNAEIAERTRLSINTVKTIIRSCYRRIEVTDRSNAILWGLEHGFFPDHKRVRPRR
- a CDS encoding sigma-70 family RNA polymerase sigma factor produces the protein MSADQLVFQFMGLADALSRRYSAPGCEAEDLQQVARLGLVKAAKRYRDLGNHGFMAFAVPTINGELKRYLRDHSWVVRPPRPIQEARLKIRRVRPELTQHLGRYPSTADLSSAAGISVMETTLALIAETAMVAQPIEQNDSPTSYEDPGHDVLLATEDPGYERVEQRLTLETALSDTSEEDRLLLHLRFVLELSQGQIAQELGVSQMQISRRLKQLLDRLGRRVTQVAEK
- a CDS encoding GlsB/YeaQ/YmgE family stress response membrane protein — its product is MSFIAFLILGLIVGAIAKAILPGRQRGGILITMLLGVVGALIGGWIGGAIFGVGLENFWSLQTWLVAIVGSLVVLGVYGAVVRRRA
- a CDS encoding CsbD family protein; protein product: MGIADKFENKAEELKGKAKEHIGAATNDRGLEAEGEGDQAKAGIKQAGEHVKDAAKDVTGR
- a CDS encoding SDR family oxidoreductase, whose protein sequence is MTVVIAGCGDLGTEAGLRFASLGHRVMGLRRSAEKLPSEIEGQSIDLSVEVPTLPTDTAIVVVAMSPDERSVDSYRAAYVNSVLRVAAAISKDCAAPPRVLYVSSTAVYGIDDGSWVDETSPTEPTSPTAVVLLEAEATLLELIPEATILRLGGLYGPGRTREIDRVRQGVATISSEPEFTSRIHRDDAAAAIVHLMTMETWPQAVYIGADDLPTDRREVVEFLARSLDLPAPEIANDSSQERGSRGKRCHNNRLRETGFEFSYPTYREGYAAVLEGSGVRHA
- a CDS encoding pyridoxine/pyridoxamine 5'-phosphate oxidase, encoding MQTRRDEHQAVPSIVGQEPDFAWASAPDVPQELFLRWRRDAINAGLPEAYAATLSTVDADGMPDARVVTVKDISSDCGFKIASGDDSAKGRQLLANPNCALTFYWSPLARAVRVRGAAQRATPAESATDFLARHPRTRANALAARQSSTFSTDAGRDELITQSQAAMEADPGIVSPHWTVWTVVPKSVEFWQGDPNRNHQRLSYMRTATAWDKQRLWP